A window of Trueperaceae bacterium genomic DNA:
GATTCCGCCATGCCAAGCGAGCGCGCACGGCTGAGGATGTTCTCCTTGGCCTTCTCTTCGTGCCCCACGTAGGTGTGGACGGCGTACCACTCGATGCTCATGCGATGTCCTTTGTCTGGTGCCGAGCGCCCGCGACGGGCGGGGCCACCCTCGGCACTAGGCGGCGCCGGCTCAGGTTATGAGGCCCAGCAGGTTGCCCAGCGTGAGGTCGGCGACGAACAAGAACAGCGCGGTCATGAGGACGAACAGGAGCGTCGCCTCCGTCGCCTGGACGACCTCCTTGCGAGTCGGCCAGGTCACGCGACCCAACTCGGCGCGCGAGTTCCTGAGGTACTGGAAGAAGCCCTTCAGCACGAGGTTAGACCTTCACCTCTTTGTGAACCGTGTGCTTGCGATCCCAGGGGCAGTACTTCTTGAGCTCCAGCTTGCCCTGGGTGTTGCGCCGGTTCTTGTGCGAGGCGTAGTTGCGGCGCTTGCACTC
This region includes:
- the secE gene encoding preprotein translocase subunit SecE: MKGFFQYLRNSRAELGRVTWPTRKEVVQATEATLLFVLMTALFLFVADLTLGNLLGLIT
- the rpmG gene encoding 50S ribosomal protein L33 — protein: MASDVRIKLLLECTECKRRNYASHKNRRNTQGKLELKKYCPWDRKHTVHKEVKV